CAACAAGGTCATCAATGTGAACAATCAACGCCTCTGACACTGAACCTCTAACTGTAATGTTTGATGAATTTAATGTCAAGGGTAAACAAATTAAGATGCAACTCaatcataaaaagtgaaaactagTAAGAGTAAATTTGCAGCTGCAATTACTAATACTCTCTAACATAGATTATATTAACAGTAAAACTTGTTTTTAACTTatgtgtttactgtcatgtggctcctcatgaatattcataataataagaaagaggaaggaaatcaaGTCATTTACCTTCCTGATATCTGACTTCTGCTCACAGATCACAGAGGACGAGCATCTTAACAGACAACGTCCTTCTCTGTTGTGAGTAGAATAGTTTACTGATATGACTATTACATGTTTTGTACATtatctgatgtgttttattgtctctgaagcctcacagagaaatgagaggagcagctacgagtttaacagcagcagtgagtggatttgttgtcttccttctttctgtgtcaggtactgtatatctacatttacattgtaggacATTTAACACACTTATTCAGAGAAGCATGAAGTGattttaagaaagtaaatataaaatatcccaGATCAGCACTTTTCTaggtttgatgtatgtgtgatgcaGTATGATGAATAACTTTTAAACTCTACAACACCAAATATTCACTTCTGTTTATTCCCGTGTAAAATATAGCTGTTGAATGAAGACCAGATggtaaaaataacatcaatatttactgctgaacactttaataatattatattaagatgttcagctgtgtctgtgtcatggGTGGTGGGGGTGTCTAGCTAATAAGTTTtgtccaccctccctccatggATTGTAAGAatcatgtatttttatacatgcatatgcatatatacatagttCTATGATGGTACAGCAATGCACTGAGAATATTATCTTGTCTTGATGTTTAAAATCGGTTTGGTAATTTCTGCACTCTGTACTGTAGAGCTGGACAACTGTTTTAGCTGTTACAATTATAACAGTTGTCACTTCCTGTTAAAACTTGTCACacctattttattttagccGCTTTCAAAAGTTTCCCACACTTCATGTTCTGAAtttctttgtggttttcacACTTAATTGAGCAGCAACTTTACCAAAGAactaacagagaggaaactaaccaaGACAAGCACAGACTCtctaatgattcattttcttcttcctttcctgttcagtaaaactgcattaatgttcacaggttcaatacattcttgttccttcactgaACCTTGAGATTGTATGATGCTCTGTCTCAGTGCAAAGAAagattaactgtaaacagcaTCTTTGTACTGTAAATTCATACGTAATTCTAAGAAAAAAACTTTGTATTTGGACTTTGATGCGTGTTTTAACCCAGACATGATTCCGAAATAATATCATGAAAGGCATATACTAGAATTATAAAGTGcctgaaaagtaaataaacatgGAGAAAAAGAATGATACAGAACAAGTCTGTCAAGTtttaatgaggtgaaaacaacaTTGATGTACCACTGATCTGCTGCTCCACTCCAAAAAAGTtagttaaatatgtttttattcattttctgtttgaaggacttgtttgataacatataagagacacatttcaggcgtttagcttttttaaaactacaatgAACAAGGATAACAACAGTAGACACTTGGACTAAAGCTGAAACActcagcagtaacaaatgataaaatactgtattccaGTTCAGTTCTAGTTAGATTGATGCACGATGAGGAGCTTTGAATGACAACaactgcaaataaaataatattggTGCCATGATCAACTTTGTCTTATTCACTGATTCTTAACTTGTTATGAATctgattgtggtttctgatgtgctctgtgttacagtggtacAGGGTCAGAATGACTGGGGAGTGACTTACACTTCTACTCAGATCTGTGCCTTAAAAGGATCAACAGTGGACATAAACTGCACCCACAGATACCCATCCAGAGTAAATGACCATGATACTACAGTTCAAGAAACATTCTGGTTTATTAAAGGTGATGAATATGTGGATCTGAGAACAGACTCGGAGTACGCAGGTCGtgttcagtatcactgtgataagaacgactgcactctgagaatcacagacctgagagagagcgactcagctGAGTACAAGTTCATGTTCACAACAAACCGACCAGGAGGGAGATTTACTGgttcacctggagtcactttgactgtcacaggtaacattttcaCTGGCAGATTTAACTTATATTTAAATGGTTAATGTCTTGGAAATatcactgtgagtgtgtgtaatgtttgtgtgtgtctgaacataAATTAGACTTCTATTCTTTCTTCACATATACAGATCTCCAGGTGCAGGTGATCCGATCAACATACTACTCGCATTCTACCTGGGCAGTGTGTCACAGCAGATGTCATCTACCTGATCGTTCTTCCTTCATCTGGTAcaagaatggacagaaaattcaGGATGAAACATCTTCTACTTATAAAAAGTTCCTTTCCTCCTCAGACAGCTTTTCCTGTGCTGTAAAAGGATTTGAGCATCATCCTgctccttcagtgtgtgagtttacaACACATTCTCTCACTAAACTAACCACATCTAGTGGAGCCTTTATCCTATTGTACTATAccttgtatttacatgtaattCAGGGGCAGCATGTGATTCAGAAATTGACATAGAAGTGGATCAAAACCAAACCACAACCCAATGAGGTTTTACACATGTTACATTCTTATCTTATTCACTGTGTTGACTGtgacattaatgtaaaataagagcttactgtacatttaaaaagtcagttcactcaaaatacaaaaatcatattttctaaCTTGCTCCCTTTCTAATCATGTGAATAGTTACAGTTTCATGTGCCTAAATTTTGAGATATCAATCCTGGAATAGTCTGCTGCCATCTCAATACAAAGAAAgtgaattaaatattatttgtaCTGCTTAAAGCTTTGAAAACGTATATTTGAAAAACAATCTGTCTGTGTCTTACCAGAAACATCGTCCCTGTTACTTTGGATAATCTACAGACTTTGTTGTGGACAGTTTTTATAGAGAGTACATCTTgagtagaaagtagttccaatgaaaattGTTGACAGATATGTCTGTGGATGATTCAGAGTAACCAAAACAcctttcaaaaatgatttttatacaCAAACTAAATTCTGTTCACCTTCATTGTGTTGATGTGGCGGTGTCTCAAAACCTGAAGGGTTAAAACACAACTATCTTGATGGATGGATACCacaaataagagagaaaatatgtttttttcgGACGCATACACTCACGACTAAGGATTCAGGACTGtgctgttttaaattaattctATCTTTCAGGTTTCTATGCTCAATCAAGCAACAGAGTCATTTACACTGATGGAAGCATCTGTGCCTTCAGAGGCTCATCAGTGGACATTTCCTGCTCATACAGCAGTTATGAATCTATCACATCAACATTCTGGTTCAGTCATGAACGTAGTCTTTCGTGGGGGTATCCCTCACAGCCTGCAGATCATATTCAGATCcttgaaacagagagaggacgCTCCACTCTGAGAATCtctgacctgagagagagcgattCAGCCCAGTATCACTTCACATTCAGAACACAAAGCTTTGAATGGAGGAGTAGTTTACCTGGAACAACTCTGACTGTCACAGGTACTGATGAACACAAATTGATGACTAGTGATAGTGGTGAATAGTTATTATGGAAGTGTTTCAcataaaattgatttgattatATTGAGTATTTTCTCCCATTtacacatttgattggatgattCCAAATTATTTCACCCACCAGAACTACAAAGGTTATTttgactgtatgtttgtgtattttactggtaacaaatgacattttgtgTCCTTCCTCACATATGCAGCTCTCCAGGTGCAGGTGATCACAATAACAGTCCATCAGTCTTATACCGAGGCAGAGCTGAAATgtcacagcagctgcagtccagCAGGTGGTATTTCTTACATCTGGTTCAAGAACGGACAGAAAGTTATGAAGGAGGAAACTTCTCTTTATTCAGGGCAGTTTAATCCTGGTGACAACGTCTCCTGTGCTTTGAAAGGACATGAGGATTACCgctctccttcagtgtgtgagtttacCTAAATATGTCACTAACACAATGTCAAAATGTATTCAAGGTAAAAGACAGTTGATTTGTATATGAGGGAATCAACTTTCACCACACACTTTCTATCCAAGATTTGCTTCTTACATTTTATCAGTTGTTCAACTGTTGTCCAACtatgttttctcctccagatgctccaaaggttccctctgtgtcagtacGTCTCTCTGGTGAAATCActgagggcagttcagtgactctgaactgtagcagtgatgctaacccagcagctaaatacacctggcacaagaagaatgtaaatccagaccttcaacctctcagtgaagaaccacagcttgtcttcagctccatccagtcctctgactctggagagtattactgtacagctgagaaccagctggggaagaggacatctgaatacatctttattgatgtgaaatgtgagtgaagcagcttatttaaaaagaaacatacagcTGTTGGTCTTGTCaaccttgttaaaaaaatacTAGGAAAGATTTGTCTGATCATGTCTGCTTTCTTCAGCTCTGcctgcttcacattcagtctgctgctgtagttcactgagcagctccaataCAACATGTTGTACTAATGCAACCCTtcctcattttatatttaattcattttgatacatctcctccagatgctccaaagcttcccgctgtgtcagtgagtccctctggtgagatagtggagggcagttcagtgactctgacctgtagcagtgatgctaacccagcagctaattatacctggtacaaggagaatgaagactcaccaaaagcatcaggacagatcttcaccatcactgatgtCAGACCTGAACACAGTGGGAATTATTACTGTGAAGCCCAGAACAGAAGAGGATGTCATAACTCCACCTTACATCTGACTGTTGCAGGTAATTTTTCAttcagctacacacacacacacacactgtactagGACTCATTAGCTATACAGCTGCCCCAAGTGGATTACTTCAGATCTAAGGGTGGTATTCATAAGAGACAGTAAAACAGGTTTGTGTGATTCACTGCTGACTGGAGGAATCAGCTCAATTCAAATCATGGTGAAGAGAGATCTGAGCAAGAGAAAACTGTGAATTTTCATGTCAATGTGTTTCTTATTCATAAGAGTCTAAATATTGAGctgctgcattttttcatttagagGATGAAGTTAAAGTGTGACCAAGAGTATTCAGACACAACAGACCAAGTGGAGGTCTTGGTAAACTGTAGACACTCTGGAGGAGTTAAATCTCCTGCTTGTATGGGAGAATATGGAGACTCCATTGAAAAACTGattttcaatgtaatttaaaGGGAAACACATGAACTTGTAAGAATGATGTGAggaattatattttttacaacaGCACCCTCTACTGGGCCAATGGCCATTTGTGGTCCATCACTCACTCAGCAATGCATCACACACTTCCAGCTGAGCTGAGGAAGctgcaggaagagaggagagtttGCTCACTACAGCTGCTGACACTGTCGCCagtgttttgtaaaaatgtatttcttttttttcacatttgtcacAGATTAAAGTAAGATGGTAAAGGGCTGTACTGGATCACTAAGACATTtagttaaagatcccctccaaacatgttttaagacatataaaatactttgctttgaataataatttgtgtctaatatgttttttccacagaaaactTACTAGTTAGAAATTCCTAAAATTATatctacttcttctccctcattgaatAAActtccagaatctataaatatgtaaatatttttcattttaaaagttgaaccactggacacaagatgtctcctacttcactgtaaagtccattctcagtgtttgtgcactggaggcttcaagtttccacatcacacttgtgtaagttgcatattggaccaggatAAGCTtccaaagtagttgtgatgtcacaaatcatgctcgtaggcaCAGCTTTAACTTAGATTTTCAGTGATTTTCATGTTAAATATATTCTAAGCTGAAAAGAGCTGTTAGAGTTTAGAATGAAGAGAACTGAATATACATGTGTAGCCCGTGGAATTAGATGCCACACAAGACACAATTACTTCAGTGGTTCTTGtagctttaattttattgttgacCATGTTTGCAAAAGGTCATTTTAACAAAGTGTTTAAGCTACTGAGTCATTTTAGAAAGCAGCTCATGTGCTTTCACAGCTTGTTGCAGACTTAACacaaaaaattatgtaaaagaaaaatgacaaacaaacatggCAGTGGGCCATGACCAtcgacaaaaaacacaaaataggcccagacaaaaacacactcaacaACCACAAATCCACAAAAACAACCCATGAATCCACAGAGCACACCTGCAAAGGATACCCACACCTCAACAAGTCCCACCAAACCCACACGGAACTCCCCAGAGATTGCACAACTCAACACACTGCAGTTTACCTTCAAACAGAgttaaaattcatttaaaacctgaaccaTTCCTCTAGTAACAATGTGCAATAGCAAGGTGTGGCTTCATGCACATTAACATTACCTTACTATGCAATTGAGAACACAGTGGCCGATGGCTGGTAGCAAAATCCCAGGTCATGAACTCCACTAGTGTCTACTACTTTACACGACGGAGTCACAGCACCGTCCACTCTGCATATCTCCTGTTGTTTGAAcgtaaaacaggaaaaaagacCAGGATGCATTTGGCAGAGTGACAGTAATATTACTCAATGCTGTCACCTTGTGACCAAAATCAGCAATAACAAGTGAGACTGTGACACTTACAATTTGCCTCAAATGTTAATTAGGCTGAAACAATTTTACActcagaagaaaacaacaaagaacacaTGTATTAACATTCAAACAACTTTGAGAGCTATACCTCACCTAAGTGGAAAATTACATCTGAACCGTTTTACCACCAGGCTACATATATATTGACCAAAACGTTGGACTCAAACATGCTGTAATACCCTCATtaactgtcagtgttttcttttgatcGCTGTTCTCCAGGAGCAGGAAAATCATTAGCTGCTGGAGTAACAActgctgttttcctgtttatcatcatcctctctgtcttcctgtggATGAAGTAAGAAGTTCTGTTTCACTAAATCATTGTTCAAAATtcagtcatttctgtttttaattaatttttttaaccAGAAAAAAGAGAGCCTCCAATCAAAGGTCTGAGGCTGAGGAGAGACCAGACaacagagagagggtgaggagggAGAGTTATACTATTCTATCCTGGTTCCACACTTCCACAGTCACTATCATAAAGTGCAACTAGAAAACTCATCTGACTGTCAAACACTTCATATTGTTTCTTAACAATCCTTCATCACAGAAACCAACACTTTCCTCATTTCTGTCACCCTCCAGACACAGCCGGAGGAGCAGTACGCCAGCGTGCACTTCTCCAACAACCAGACAGATCCTCTCTACTCCAACATCAGATTAGCTCAGCCCCACAGACACATGGAGGAACAAGAGGTCGTCCAGTACGCTGCTGTCACATTTAACAGAGCCGGTACTGCCCCGAGGTGAGCAGCTCTTCACACAGGAACATAGTAGCGACcgttttctttcagtttttcattttttatatttgccTGTTACATCTTTATTATGACTGTttgtataatttaatatattttcacaatcacctgattcatttttttaatttccctctCAGAACCAGAGGTCAGGAAACTGAAGAAGACCCAGCTGCACTGTACAGCACAGTCAACAAAACCTCATGAACACATCAGCAATCTCATGTTTTGTTATTAatctttgaatttttatttttgaaaacaatgagaagAACTCCCCCACACTGTCACACAACGATTCATAATTGTGTTTAGTATAATTTTGAAATATGCTATTTGTTGTCTTAAAGGAGTCTAATCTGTGttacttctgtttttgtataatttcaCCTAAAAAGGTAAATATTTGTACATTCAAGAAGCAATCAGTCCTTCTAAAGTCTTGTCTGTGGTCAGTTATTTAAAATACAGCATGATAAAAGTGAATAGACCTAATGCCAAGTTTGACAGTTTCTTTGTTTATTAGTAGGCTATTATAAGTTTCACCCAAAACAAGTAAACCTCTGTGGTAGCTACCTTTTAAATAGACTGAACCCAAACAACCATCATTCCAGTCTAAAGTCACTTACAGCATCTTAGACATAGTATAGAGTGTTGGGGTGCTACACCtgctgaaagaaaaatgttaaaaaatgaaaaagaaaattgaaaaaaatctctacacacctgaatatgtgacaggtgCATTAAAGGAAGGTGCAGCTCAGACCTGTCTGAAAcatgatttaataaatattccagcaagAAGCGAGAGAGTGTGTCAGAGTTCTCCTCATTGTTTTCAAGTTGCACCTTCCtccaacacacctgtcacatattcaggtgtccagacttttttttttttttttttttttaattttaagcaGGTAACCATtggattttaaaacttcatTTCTCAGAGTGGACCTCTCTAAGAATGCATCATAgagacaaatatatattttagagCGATTTGAATTGACAGTTTATCTTGTTATTTTACTGCTGAAGTAAAATCCCATTCAGACCTAGCTCCTGTACTTATTAATTTCATTGTGGATCCTTTGAAACAATGGCAGAAAGCAGTAAGCAGCATTTGGATTGACAACATAATTGATCTGCCAGTAGGATTTATCATCAATGCCAGACAGCCTCaacatatttattgtttctttacTCTCACATGTATACTAACCTTACACACTCTGGAAAGATGTAAGTAGTGAAGCTGATCCCAGTGACAAAACTTTCATTGTAAAACCTGCTAATTTAAACTTGTAGTATTTGTGCGACTGGAGTCACTGGAGTCATTTAGTGGAGCTGTGGATTCCTGCCAGTGTAATATTTATTAACATTGGGTTAGAGGAGATATACTAAAGATTATTATAACTTGCAGCTTTGGACATATCTCAGGAGTAGTGTATCAGTTAGTTAACAAGTGGTAAGACTGTAATgtttaagatatttaaaaaaacacactggagTATTAGAGAGATTTTACTGATCAACTTGTAGTTTCATATTGCTGCCACTAGATGATAGTAAAGAGTAATATTTCATTGATAACAGACCATTTCCACTGTTCTTTCTGTATTTACAATATGTCTTCCATTTTCATTATTACAACCAGTTTTATTGTCAGTCAAGTATTTGTTGTCAATATTCTAACATTCATCTTGTTAATAATTTCTACTGCCTTACAGTAACATTGcaattgtctgtttttctgctttctttataCATATTATTACAGCCTGTTTTTGTTCTATATCACAATTTCTAAACCATGTAATCACATTTCTCCTtgctctttgttgttttgtcttaaaTAAAATGTCCTCAGTTCTAATTGGAGAGATGAGTCACTTATTATGACAGTGATTGCAGTAAATCAGAATCTTCACAAATAGATTTCTGTAtcactgattttgttttatttttttatttttttgtcatactGCACTTTTTACTTTCTTAATACTTATAATAAACACTGTACTCATCATGTGACTTCTTTCATCTCATACTGATGCAGTACATCTCTTTGAACTCATGGTAGTGTATTCAGTGTATTAACATGCACTACAAGTATGAGGAGATGCATCAGACTAAATGTCACACATTCGTCACGtgtcatgttttcttctttagACACTGAACTGCGCCCACacataaaaagagtaaaataataaaaatatatcattatttctcttttctctttaaattaCTAACAGGCCAGAACACTGGTATCTTATTCTTTCTAACATAGATTACATCAAGTCTTTGGACAACAGTAAAATATGCTTTTAACATATATGTTTACTGTCTAATTTCTCCTCATGCATATTTATAATActaagaaagaggaaggaaatcaaGTCATTTAACATCCTGATATCTGACTACTGCTCACAGATCACAGAGGACGAGCATCTTAACAGACAACGTCCTTCTCTGTTGTGAGTAGAATAGTTTACTGATATGACTATTACATGTTTTGtacattatttgatgtattttattgtctctgaagcctcacagagagatgagaggagcagctatgagtttaacagcagcagtgagtggatttgttgtcttccttctctctgtgtcaggtactgtatatctacatttacattttaggaCATTTAGCACACTTATTCAGAGCAGCATGAAGTCATTTTgagaaagtaaatataaaatatcccaGATCAGCACTTTTCTaggtttgatgtatgtgtgatgcagtatgatgaataacttttaaactctacaacaccaaacattcacttctgtttattCCTGTGTAAAATATAGCTGTTGAAtgaacacaacaaaaataataacagtatTTACTGCTgaacactttaataataatatatcaagatgttcagctgtgtctgtgtcatggGTGGTGGGGGTGAGGGTGTCTAGCTAATAAGTTTtgtccaccctccctccatggATTGTaagaatcatatatttttatacatgcatatgcatatgtACATAGTTCTATGATGGTACAGCAATGCACTGAGAATTTTATCTtgtcatgatgttttaaatctgtttggTAATTTCTGCACTCTGTACTGTAGAGCTGGACAACTGTTTTAGCTGCTACAGGTATAATAGTTGGCCCCTCCTGTTAAAACTTGTCACACATCTTATTTTAGCCACTTTCAAAAGTTTCCCTCACGtcatgttctgcatttctttgtggttttcacACTTAATTGAGCAGCAACTTGACCAAAGAactaacagagaggaaactaaccaaGACAATCAAAGACTCTCTAAcgattcattttcttcttctttttctgttcagtaaaactgcattaatgttcacaggttcaatacatttttgttttttcactgcaCCTTCAGACTGTACGATGTTCTGTCTCAGTGCACAGAGagattaactgtaaacagcttctaaaactgtttctttatactgtaaattcaaAGTATGtatgaatatctttggacttTTCTATGCCTGTGCTCACACAGGTAGAATTCAGAAATAATATCATGAAAGTCATACACTGGAATTATAAAGTGcctaaaaagtaaataaacatgGAGAGAAAGAATGATACAGAACAAGTCTGTCAAGTtttaatgaggtgaaaacaacaTTGATGTACCACTGATCTGCTGCTCTACTCCAAAAAAGTtagttaaatatgtttttactcattttctgtttgaaggacttgtttgataacatataagagacacatttcaggcatttagcttttttaaaactacaatgAACAAGGATAACAACAGTAGAAACTTGGACTAAAGCTGAAACActcagcagtaacaaatgataaaatactgtattccaGTTAAGTTCTAGTTAGATTGATGCACAATGAGGAGCTTTGGATGACAACAACTACACATAACGTCATGTTGGTGCCGTGATCCAATTTGTCTTATTCACTGATTCTTAACTTGTTATGAATctgattgtggtttctgatgtgctctgtgttacagtggtacAGGGTCAGAATGACTGGGGAGTGACTTACACTTCTACTCAGATCTGTGCCTTAAAAGGATCAACAGTGGACATAATCTGCACCTACAAATACCCATCCAGAGTAAATGACCATGATAATGAAGTTGAGAGAACATTCTGGTATACTAAATTGAGTAATAAAGAACCCGTGGATCTGAGAACAGACTCAGAGTATTCAGGTCGTGTTCAGTGTCACTGTGATAAGAACGACTGCACTCTGAcaatcacagacctgagagagagcgactcagctGAGTACAAGTTCAGGTTCATAACAAACCAACCAAGAGGGAAATTTACTGgttcacctggagtcactttgaatgtcacaggtaacattttcattggaaGACTTAATGTAACTTCAAATGGTTAATCTTGGAAATAGTACTGTGAATGTTTGTGGtgatattttgtgcatgtataaagataaatgacatttttattctttctttacaTTTCTAGCTATCCAGGTGCAGGTGAACAGATCAACAGCCTGCAAAGTTCATACCTGTGTTCGGGCAGAGATGAAGTGTCACAGCAGTTGTCATCTAGATGATCGTCCCTCCTACATCTGGAACAAGAATGGACGGATAATAACAGAACAaacatctcctttttttttgggGCTTTTTTTATCCTGCCGACAGCTATTCCTGTGCTTTGAAAGGACATGAGACGTTCTcctctccttcagtgtgtgagtttattCCACGAGCATGAGCATAATCAGCAGAGTAACAGTTATAAGTGTCAGGTTATGATGTCTGCACTGTACAGCTGCATGATTATGATTGGATcataatattaaaacatgtcaatatTTTCTCCTTCAGATGCACACAAGATTCCTCTGGTGTCTGTGAGTCCCTCTGGGGACATTATGTTGGACAGTTCTGTGACTctgaactgtagcagtgatgctaacccagcaacTAATTACACCTGgtacaagaagaatgtaaatccagaccttcaacctctcagtaaagaaccacagcttgtcttcagctccatccagtcctctgactctggagagtattactgtacagctgagaaccagctggggaagaggacatctgaatacatctttattgatgtgaaatgtgagtcaaacagttcatttaaaaagcaacatACAGCTGTTGGTCTTGTCAACCTTGttaaaaaaagtggaaaagatTTGTCTGatcatgtctgttttcttcagctctgcctgcttcacattcagtctgctgctgtagttcactgagcagctccaataCAACATGTTGTACTAATGCAACCCTTCCTCATTTTATAGTTAATTCATTTTGATACATCTcctccagatgctccaaagcttccctctgtgtcagtgagtccctctggtgagatagtggagggcagttcagtgactctgacctgtagcagtgatgctaacccagcagctaattatacctggtacaaggagaatgAAGACTCACCAAAAGCATCAGGACAGATCTTCACC
The DNA window shown above is from Thunnus maccoyii chromosome 2, fThuMac1.1, whole genome shotgun sequence and carries:
- the LOC121912942 gene encoding uncharacterized protein LOC121912942, whose translation is MNLIVVSDVLCVTVVQGQNDWGVTYTSTQICALKGSTVDINCTHRYPSRVNDHDTTVQETFWFIKGDEYVDLRTDSEYAGRVQYHCDKNDCTLRITDLRESDSAEYKFMFTTNRPGGRFTGSPGVTLTVTDLQVQVIRSTYYSHSTWAVCHSRCHLPDRSSFIWYKNGQKIQDETSSTYKKFLSSSDSFSCAVKGFEHHPAPSVCEFTTHSLTKLTTSSGAFILLYYTLYLHVIQGQHVIQKLT